The Microbacterium limosum genome contains a region encoding:
- the rsmH gene encoding 16S rRNA (cytosine(1402)-N(4))-methyltransferase RsmH, translating to MDARDLHTPVLLERCVELLAPALDRPGAVLVDATLGMGGHAEAFLERFPDARLVGLDRDTDALRLAGERLERFGDRVSLVHTVYDGIADAAASVGLVRVDAVLFDLGVSSLQLDLADRGFAYARDAPLDMRMDQTRGTTAAEVIATYPEGSLRRIFERYGEEKLAGRYARFIVDARQKAPIERSGQLVDILVAATPAAVQRAGHPAKRVFQALRIEVNAELSVLERAIPAALDLLRVGGRIVVMSYQSLEDRIVKRALADATASTAPAGLPIEMAEHAPRFRLLVKGAELASDAEREANPRATPVRLRAAERVRAA from the coding sequence ATGGACGCCCGCGACCTGCACACCCCCGTTCTGCTCGAGCGCTGCGTCGAGCTCCTCGCCCCCGCCCTCGATCGACCGGGCGCCGTCCTCGTCGATGCCACCCTCGGCATGGGCGGACACGCAGAGGCCTTCCTGGAGCGCTTCCCCGACGCGCGCCTGGTGGGGCTGGACCGCGACACCGATGCGCTCCGCCTCGCCGGCGAGCGTCTCGAGCGCTTCGGCGACCGCGTGAGCCTCGTGCACACGGTGTACGACGGGATCGCGGATGCCGCGGCATCCGTCGGACTCGTCCGCGTCGACGCGGTCCTGTTCGACCTCGGCGTCTCGAGCCTGCAGCTCGACCTCGCAGACCGCGGGTTCGCGTATGCGCGCGACGCGCCCCTCGACATGCGGATGGACCAGACCCGCGGCACGACCGCGGCCGAGGTCATCGCGACGTATCCGGAGGGGTCGCTGCGGCGCATCTTCGAGAGGTACGGCGAGGAGAAGCTCGCGGGGCGCTACGCCCGCTTCATCGTCGACGCGCGTCAGAAGGCTCCGATCGAGCGGTCCGGTCAGCTCGTCGACATCCTCGTCGCAGCGACGCCCGCCGCCGTGCAGCGCGCCGGACACCCCGCCAAGCGCGTGTTCCAGGCCCTGCGCATCGAGGTGAACGCCGAGCTCAGCGTCCTCGAGCGCGCGATCCCCGCGGCCCTCGACCTGCTGCGGGTCGGCGGCCGCATCGTGGTCATGTCATACCAGTCGCTCGAGGACCGCATCGTCAAGCGGGCCCTCGCGGATGCCACGGCATCCACCGCCCCCGCGGGCCTCCCTATCGAGATGGCCGAGCACGCTCCCCGCTTCCGGCTGCTGGTCAAGGGCGCCGAGCTCGCGTCCGACGCCGAGCGCGAGGCCAACCCCAGAGCAACCCCCGTCAGACTCCGCGCCGCAGAGAGAGTGAGGGCCGCATGA
- a CDS encoding LysM peptidoglycan-binding domain-containing protein, translating to MLRRGSSAQITRIGVPAAIVGTLTAALAATPAHASGAHADRSPAQTWRQVPASTAPDTYIVAPGDTVWGIAIRYGVRVADVLAWNGLTSGSVIHPGDTVVLRPPAAAAPAPAAPAPAPAATHTVSAGETLSAIAARHGIPLRALFDANGLGWHSVIHPGQQIALPGAAAAPAPAPAPAPAAPETAPQAPSPAAAVHTVSAGETLSGIAAAHGVSLQAVFDANGLGPGSIIYPGQQISLPGTVELAVATAPAPAPAEIADLDAEQTANARLIVQIGREIGVPDRGIAIALATAMVESWVRNLDWGDRDSLGLFQQRPSTGWGTEGEIRDAARSIRVFYGGAADPNGDRTRGLLDVAGWEQMGFAEAAQAVQVSAFPDRYGQWESRAYAWLAALG from the coding sequence ATCCTTCGACGCGGCTCGTCCGCCCAGATCACCCGCATCGGCGTGCCCGCCGCGATCGTCGGAACTCTGACGGCGGCCCTGGCCGCGACACCGGCCCACGCCTCGGGCGCCCACGCAGACCGCTCCCCCGCACAGACGTGGCGGCAGGTGCCGGCGAGCACGGCCCCCGACACGTACATCGTCGCCCCGGGCGACACCGTGTGGGGCATCGCCATCCGGTACGGCGTCCGAGTCGCCGATGTGCTCGCGTGGAACGGCCTCACATCGGGCTCCGTGATCCATCCCGGCGACACCGTCGTACTCCGCCCGCCCGCCGCCGCGGCTCCCGCGCCCGCGGCGCCCGCCCCGGCCCCGGCCGCGACGCACACCGTGTCCGCCGGCGAGACCCTCTCCGCGATCGCGGCACGCCACGGCATCCCGTTGCGCGCGCTCTTCGACGCCAACGGCCTCGGCTGGCACTCCGTGATCCACCCGGGTCAGCAGATCGCGCTCCCGGGGGCTGCGGCGGCACCAGCTCCGGCTCCGGCTCCGGCTCCGGCCGCACCCGAGACGGCCCCGCAGGCTCCCTCGCCCGCCGCGGCCGTGCACACGGTCTCCGCCGGCGAGACGCTCTCGGGCATCGCCGCCGCGCACGGCGTCTCGCTGCAGGCCGTCTTCGACGCCAACGGGCTGGGTCCCGGCTCGATCATCTACCCGGGTCAGCAGATCTCCCTCCCCGGCACCGTCGAGCTCGCCGTCGCAACCGCCCCCGCGCCCGCGCCGGCCGAGATCGCCGATCTGGATGCCGAGCAGACCGCCAACGCGCGGCTCATCGTGCAGATCGGGCGCGAGATCGGGGTCCCCGACCGGGGCATCGCGATCGCCCTGGCCACCGCGATGGTGGAGTCGTGGGTGCGCAACCTCGACTGGGGCGACCGCGACTCGCTCGGCCTGTTCCAGCAGCGCCCGAGCACCGGGTGGGGCACCGAGGGCGAGATCCGTGACGCGGCACGCTCCATCCGCGTCTTCTACGGCGGCGCCGCCGACCCCAACGGCGACCGTACGCGCGGCCTGCTCGACGTCGCAGGGTGGGAGCAGATGGGGTTCGCCGAGGCGGCGCAGGCCGTGCAGGTCTCGGCGTTCCCGGATCGTTATGGCCAGTGGGAGAGCCGGGCATACGCCTGGCTGGCCGCGCTCGGCTGA
- a CDS encoding class II 3-deoxy-7-phosphoheptulonate synthase has translation MLQQFDALDQWRTLPIKQQPQWADPDAVAAVSAEIATLPPLVFAGEVDILRERLARAASGRAFLLQGGDCAETFAGATAEQIRNRIKTVLQMAVVLTYGASMPIVKMGRMAGQFAKPRSSDTETRGDVTLPAYRGDIVNGYDFTAASRQPDPQRLLKGYHTAASTLNLIRAFTQGGFADLREVHSWNKGFAQNPANQRYERLAGEIDRAIQFMEAAGADFDELRRVEFYTGHEGLLMDYERPMTRIDSRTGTPYNTSAHFLWIGERTRELDGAHVDYFSKIRNPIGVKLGPSTSPEVALELIDKLDPEREPGRLTFITRMGAGKIRDALPPLLEAVKDSGATPLWVTDPMHGNGITTPTGYKTRRFDDVVDEVRGFFEAHRSVGTFPGGIHVELTGDDVTECLGGSEMIDEATLATRYESLCDPRLNHMQSLELAFLVAEELEKL, from the coding sequence ATGCTTCAGCAGTTCGACGCGCTCGATCAGTGGCGCACCCTTCCGATCAAGCAGCAGCCGCAGTGGGCCGATCCGGATGCCGTGGCCGCCGTGTCTGCAGAGATCGCGACGCTCCCCCCGCTCGTCTTCGCCGGTGAAGTCGACATCCTGCGCGAGCGCCTCGCGCGGGCCGCGTCCGGTCGCGCCTTCCTCCTGCAGGGCGGCGACTGCGCCGAGACGTTCGCCGGCGCGACGGCGGAGCAGATCCGCAATCGCATCAAGACGGTGCTGCAGATGGCCGTCGTGCTGACCTACGGCGCATCCATGCCCATCGTGAAGATGGGCCGCATGGCGGGGCAGTTCGCCAAGCCGCGCTCGAGCGACACCGAGACCCGTGGCGATGTCACGCTCCCCGCCTACCGCGGCGACATCGTCAACGGATACGACTTCACCGCGGCATCCCGTCAGCCCGACCCCCAGCGGCTGCTCAAGGGATACCACACCGCGGCATCCACGTTGAACCTCATCCGCGCGTTCACGCAGGGCGGCTTCGCCGATCTGCGCGAGGTGCACAGCTGGAACAAGGGCTTCGCGCAGAACCCCGCGAACCAGCGCTACGAGCGCCTGGCGGGGGAGATCGACCGGGCGATCCAGTTCATGGAGGCGGCCGGCGCCGACTTCGACGAGCTGCGGCGCGTGGAGTTCTACACCGGGCACGAGGGCCTGCTCATGGACTACGAGCGACCGATGACCCGGATCGACTCGCGCACGGGCACGCCGTACAACACCTCTGCGCACTTCCTCTGGATCGGCGAGCGCACGCGCGAGCTGGACGGGGCGCACGTGGACTACTTCTCCAAGATCCGCAACCCGATCGGCGTGAAGCTCGGCCCCTCGACCTCGCCCGAGGTCGCGCTCGAGCTCATCGACAAGCTCGACCCCGAGCGCGAGCCCGGGCGCCTGACCTTCATCACGCGCATGGGCGCGGGCAAGATCCGCGACGCCCTGCCGCCGCTTCTGGAGGCCGTCAAGGACTCCGGCGCGACGCCGCTGTGGGTCACCGACCCGATGCACGGCAACGGCATCACGACCCCCACCGGCTACAAGACGCGTCGCTTCGACGACGTCGTCGACGAGGTGCGCGGCTTCTTCGAGGCGCACCGCTCCGTCGGCACGTTCCCGGGCGGCATCCACGTCGAGCTGACCGGCGACGACGTCACGGAGTGCCTGGGCGGCTCGGAGATGATCGACGAGGCGACGCTCGCCACGCGCTACGAGTCGCTGTGCGACCCGCGCCTGAACCACATGCAGTCGCTCGAGCTGGCGTTCCTCGTGGCCGAGGAGCTCGAGAAGCTCTGA
- a CDS encoding penicillin-binding protein 2, which translates to MSTRATRSPRRRTVIALAVVLAVLAAFVVRLVDIQVVNADSLRDDSLGVGIGASHTVFGARGTITDSTGALLAGNVMQYDAQVDPQHVGDIETESATGEEIVVTWAEQAARIAAITGQTPEEIQKIVADALEADPDTQWARLSTGLSTDQFQALADLGYPYLYMTEHPARTYPDGAVAGNLIGFVGADGDALAGLERAKDGCLAAIDGERVFERGKDGVVIPGTMRETPAVDGGTLELTINRDLQWYMQQMIAEEVQNQEANYGTVFVLEVGTGKVRAAAEYPTVDPNDPSASPGEDRGSRIFSYTFEPGSTFKPVTAATIIEEGAATPLRPIIPASGRETFPNGVTINDIFSHPSYDYTLTGALVDSSNVALSKFGELVPDAVRHDYLEAFGVGQGTAIGFPGEEPGLLHPVPWDDASHYTTTFGQYYTVTVPQVASVYQTIANGGVQMPLSLVESCTTPSGEVIEPELPAAKRVISESTADQVTLMLENVYQQVTNHSVLEVPGYRMATKSGTAQKPDGQGGYKQGIFYTTLAGFAPADDPQYVVILTLDEPKKNRASAANAPGFQKAMTQVLKTFRVLPSQNPGPEILPKYE; encoded by the coding sequence ATGAGCACTCGCGCCACCCGGTCGCCGCGGCGCCGCACCGTGATCGCCCTCGCGGTCGTGCTCGCCGTGCTCGCGGCCTTCGTCGTTCGCCTCGTCGACATCCAGGTCGTCAACGCGGACTCCCTCCGGGACGACTCCCTCGGGGTCGGCATCGGCGCCTCCCACACCGTCTTCGGCGCGCGCGGCACGATCACCGACTCCACGGGCGCGCTGCTTGCGGGCAACGTCATGCAGTACGACGCGCAGGTCGACCCCCAGCACGTCGGGGACATCGAGACCGAGTCGGCGACCGGCGAGGAGATCGTCGTGACGTGGGCGGAGCAGGCCGCGCGCATCGCCGCGATCACCGGGCAGACGCCCGAGGAGATCCAGAAGATCGTCGCCGACGCGCTGGAGGCGGACCCGGACACGCAGTGGGCCCGCCTGTCGACGGGCCTGTCGACGGACCAGTTCCAGGCCCTCGCCGACCTCGGGTACCCGTACCTCTACATGACCGAGCACCCCGCCCGCACGTACCCGGACGGTGCGGTGGCCGGCAACCTCATCGGATTCGTCGGCGCGGACGGCGACGCCCTCGCGGGTCTCGAGAGGGCGAAGGACGGGTGCCTCGCCGCGATCGACGGCGAGCGGGTCTTCGAACGGGGCAAGGACGGCGTCGTCATCCCCGGGACGATGCGCGAGACGCCGGCCGTCGACGGCGGCACGCTCGAGCTGACGATCAACCGCGACCTGCAGTGGTACATGCAGCAGATGATCGCGGAGGAGGTGCAGAACCAGGAGGCGAACTACGGAACGGTCTTCGTCCTCGAGGTCGGTACCGGCAAGGTCCGCGCGGCCGCGGAGTATCCCACCGTCGACCCCAACGACCCGTCGGCCTCTCCCGGGGAGGACCGGGGCAGCCGCATCTTCAGCTACACGTTCGAGCCCGGCTCGACGTTCAAGCCCGTGACGGCGGCCACGATCATCGAGGAGGGCGCGGCCACGCCGCTGCGGCCGATCATCCCGGCATCCGGCCGGGAGACGTTCCCCAACGGCGTCACGATCAACGACATCTTCTCGCACCCCTCGTACGACTACACGCTGACCGGGGCGCTCGTGGACTCCTCGAACGTCGCGCTGTCGAAGTTCGGCGAACTGGTGCCGGATGCCGTGCGCCACGACTACCTCGAGGCCTTCGGCGTGGGCCAGGGCACCGCGATCGGCTTCCCCGGAGAAGAGCCAGGCCTGCTGCACCCCGTGCCGTGGGACGACGCATCGCACTACACGACGACCTTCGGGCAGTACTACACCGTCACGGTGCCGCAGGTCGCGAGCGTGTATCAGACCATCGCGAACGGCGGCGTGCAGATGCCGCTCAGCCTCGTGGAGTCCTGCACGACGCCCTCGGGAGAGGTCATCGAGCCGGAGCTGCCCGCCGCGAAGCGGGTGATCAGCGAGAGCACCGCCGACCAGGTCACGCTCATGCTGGAGAACGTCTATCAGCAGGTCACGAACCACTCCGTGCTGGAGGTTCCGGGCTATCGGATGGCGACGAAGTCGGGCACGGCCCAGAAGCCGGACGGGCAGGGCGGATACAAGCAAGGTATCTTCTATACGACCCTCGCGGGCTTCGCGCCGGCGGATGACCCGCAGTACGTCGTGATCCTCACGCTCGACGAACCGAAGAAGAACCGGGCATCCGCGGCGAACGCGCCGGGATTCCAGAAGGCCATGACCCAGGTACTCAAGACGTTCCGGGTGCTGCCGTCTCAGAATCCGGGGCCGGAGATCCTGCCGAAGTACGAATGA
- the pknB gene encoding Stk1 family PASTA domain-containing Ser/Thr kinase, whose amino-acid sequence MTTSQQADPLIGRLVDGRYRVRARIARGGMATVYVATDLRLERRVALKVMHGHLSDDAVFQGRFIQEARAAARLADPHVVNVFDQGQDEGIAYLVMEYLPGITLRELLREQKRLDVAQTITIMDATLSGLAAAHRAGIIHRDVKPENILLAEDGRIKIGDFGLARATTANTATGQMLLGTIAYLAPELVTRGQADARSDIYALGIMLYEMLVGDQPYKGEQPMQIAYRHATDTVPRPSAKNPQVPEQLDELVLWATEKVPDDRPRDAQEMLEKLREIEREIGVTPAPTRATVGIPTVSDGGSGELTAVLPAAGTTAMASTNAPGVDIDNSARLRSRAGRRRAKGAWLLVIVLLLAGLAGGAGWWFGSGPGSLVAVADVSGLTYEEAAARLAQDTLVATQAEGEYTRDVPPGQVIRTDPAAGDRVDKDTEVAVVLSLGPRPHTIEALAGLSEDAARQVLTAAEVTVGESRVEFAEPANGTVLAATLQPAAGGDPSDLSNGGTVLEGDTVVLTVSRGPVPDVTGMSVGQATTTLEGVGLQVSGDRPEEYSDDIAEGDVIGIRGAPEGRNWAPGDTATLVVSLGPEPIEIPDVNGLTIREAMALLEEEGFRPTTSLPAGPLWDFFSAVSTDPEAGEFRVPGTTIQISALG is encoded by the coding sequence GTGACGACCAGCCAGCAAGCCGACCCCCTCATCGGGCGGCTTGTCGACGGCCGGTACCGCGTTCGCGCCCGCATCGCGCGGGGCGGGATGGCGACCGTCTACGTCGCCACCGACCTGCGCCTCGAACGACGCGTCGCGCTCAAGGTGATGCACGGCCATCTCAGCGACGACGCCGTCTTCCAGGGCCGGTTCATCCAGGAGGCGCGCGCAGCCGCGCGCCTGGCGGACCCGCACGTGGTCAACGTCTTCGATCAGGGGCAGGACGAGGGCATCGCCTACCTCGTGATGGAGTACCTGCCCGGCATCACCCTGCGAGAACTGCTGCGCGAGCAGAAGCGCCTCGATGTCGCCCAGACGATCACGATCATGGACGCGACCCTGTCGGGGCTCGCCGCCGCGCACCGCGCGGGGATCATCCACCGCGACGTGAAGCCGGAGAACATCCTGCTGGCCGAGGACGGCCGCATCAAGATCGGCGACTTCGGGCTCGCGCGGGCGACGACGGCGAACACCGCGACCGGGCAGATGCTGCTCGGCACGATCGCCTACCTCGCCCCGGAACTGGTCACCCGCGGCCAGGCCGACGCCCGCAGCGACATCTACGCGCTCGGCATCATGCTCTACGAGATGCTCGTCGGCGACCAGCCCTACAAGGGCGAACAGCCGATGCAGATCGCGTACCGCCACGCCACCGACACGGTGCCCCGCCCGAGCGCGAAGAACCCGCAGGTTCCCGAGCAGCTCGACGAGCTGGTGCTGTGGGCCACCGAGAAGGTGCCCGACGACCGCCCGCGCGACGCGCAGGAGATGCTCGAGAAGCTGCGCGAGATCGAGCGGGAGATCGGCGTGACACCCGCCCCGACCCGGGCGACCGTCGGCATCCCGACGGTGTCCGACGGCGGCTCGGGCGAGCTGACCGCCGTGCTGCCGGCCGCCGGCACGACCGCGATGGCGAGCACGAACGCGCCCGGGGTGGACATCGACAACTCCGCGCGCCTGCGCTCGCGCGCCGGCCGCCGCCGCGCGAAGGGGGCATGGCTGCTCGTCATCGTCCTGCTGCTGGCGGGGCTCGCGGGCGGTGCGGGATGGTGGTTCGGCTCCGGTCCGGGCTCCCTCGTCGCCGTCGCCGATGTCAGCGGCCTCACCTACGAGGAGGCGGCCGCCCGTCTCGCGCAGGACACCCTCGTCGCCACGCAGGCCGAGGGCGAGTACACACGGGATGTACCCCCGGGGCAGGTGATCCGCACCGATCCCGCCGCGGGCGACCGTGTCGACAAGGACACCGAGGTCGCCGTCGTGCTCTCCCTGGGCCCCCGGCCGCACACGATCGAGGCGCTCGCGGGCCTGTCGGAGGATGCCGCGCGCCAGGTGCTGACGGCGGCCGAGGTGACCGTCGGCGAGTCGCGGGTGGAGTTCGCCGAGCCGGCGAACGGCACCGTCCTCGCGGCGACCCTGCAGCCCGCGGCGGGCGGCGATCCGAGCGACCTCTCCAACGGCGGCACGGTGCTGGAGGGCGACACCGTCGTGCTCACGGTCTCCCGCGGCCCCGTTCCCGACGTCACGGGCATGAGCGTCGGACAGGCGACCACCACGCTCGAGGGCGTCGGTCTGCAGGTGTCGGGCGACCGACCGGAGGAGTATTCCGACGACATCGCCGAGGGCGACGTGATCGGCATCCGCGGGGCCCCGGAGGGGCGGAACTGGGCGCCCGGCGACACCGCGACCCTCGTCGTCTCGCTCGGGCCCGAGCCCATCGAAATTCCCGACGTGAATGGCCTCACGATCCGCGAGGCCATGGCGCTGCTTGAGGAAGAGGGTTTCCGACCCACAACTTCCCTGCCTGCGGGCCCACTTTGGGACTTCTTCAGCGCCGTGAGCACAGACCCTGAGGCTGGGGAATTCCGGGTTCCTGGCACGACCATTCAGATATCCGCCCTCGGCTGA
- a CDS encoding polyprenyl synthetase family protein translates to MQASPDAITRVSQRLERFVTRLTREALAETPMARPVTDAAASALAGGKRFRAQFLLAGWRAVAEAGGRPSEVPEEVVDAAGALEIFHAAALVHDDIIDNSDTRRGRPSAHRALEAQHRSDGWAGDAAGYGRSTAILLGDLLVAWSDDLLEEGLRTAPRERAIAARTRYARMRRDVTVGQYLDIAAEASHPVLAEHEHLDAALLVASFKSARYSVQQPLAIGAALAGSSPAQDDALSAFGHPIGMAFQLRDDVLGVFGDTAVTGKPAGDDLREGKRTALIAFARAALPPSARRTLDELLGDPELDAAQVVALQGAIRDCGALDRVEQLIAGYAHEADRALAGAPLGHGAVGELRDLAIAAVRREA, encoded by the coding sequence GTGCAGGCTTCCCCGGACGCGATCACCCGAGTTTCACAGCGACTGGAGAGATTCGTCACGAGGCTCACCCGGGAGGCGCTCGCCGAGACACCGATGGCGCGGCCCGTGACGGATGCCGCGGCATCCGCGCTCGCGGGCGGCAAGCGCTTCCGCGCCCAGTTCCTGCTGGCCGGGTGGCGCGCCGTCGCCGAGGCGGGAGGGCGTCCGAGCGAGGTGCCCGAGGAGGTCGTCGATGCCGCGGGCGCCCTCGAGATCTTCCACGCCGCCGCCCTCGTCCACGACGACATCATCGACAACTCCGACACGCGCCGGGGCCGCCCCTCCGCGCACCGGGCCCTCGAGGCTCAGCACCGGTCCGACGGATGGGCCGGGGATGCCGCGGGCTACGGCCGCTCCACCGCCATCCTGCTCGGCGACCTGCTCGTGGCGTGGAGCGACGACCTGCTCGAGGAGGGCCTGCGCACCGCGCCCCGCGAGCGCGCGATCGCCGCGCGGACGCGGTACGCCCGGATGCGCCGCGACGTCACCGTCGGCCAGTACCTCGACATCGCCGCGGAGGCCTCGCACCCCGTGCTCGCCGAGCACGAGCACCTCGACGCGGCCTTGCTGGTCGCCTCCTTCAAATCCGCGCGCTATTCGGTGCAGCAGCCCCTCGCGATCGGCGCCGCCCTGGCCGGCTCCTCGCCCGCCCAGGACGACGCGCTGAGCGCGTTCGGACACCCGATCGGCATGGCCTTCCAGCTGCGGGACGACGTGCTCGGCGTCTTCGGGGACACGGCCGTCACGGGCAAGCCCGCCGGCGACGATCTCCGCGAGGGCAAGCGCACCGCCCTGATCGCCTTCGCGCGGGCGGCCCTTCCCCCCTCCGCGCGGCGGACGCTGGACGAACTGCTCGGCGACCCCGAGCTCGACGCGGCGCAGGTCGTCGCCCTTCAGGGCGCGATCCGCGACTGCGGCGCGCTCGATCGGGTCGAGCAGCTGATCGCCGGCTATGCCCACGAGGCCGACCGCGCGCTCGCGGGCGCGCCCCTCGGCCACGGGGCCGTCGGCGAACTGCGCGATCTTGCGATCGCCGCCGTTCGGCGCGAGGCCTGA
- a CDS encoding Rv2175c family DNA-binding protein, giving the protein MTDSPSWIRAIDWLTLPDVADAIGETTSRVRRLLDDHALVAVRVDGVLKVPADFLLEGRPLSSLRGTVIVLLDGGFAPEEAVQWLFEPEETIGMPPIEALRAGRKSEVRRVAQTLG; this is encoded by the coding sequence GTGACCGATTCACCGTCCTGGATCCGAGCCATCGACTGGCTCACCCTCCCCGATGTCGCCGACGCGATCGGCGAGACGACGAGCCGGGTTCGTCGCCTGCTGGATGACCACGCGCTCGTCGCGGTCCGTGTCGACGGCGTCCTGAAGGTCCCGGCCGACTTCCTGCTCGAGGGGCGACCGCTCTCCTCTCTGCGGGGCACCGTGATCGTCCTTCTCGACGGCGGGTTCGCGCCCGAAGAGGCCGTGCAGTGGCTCTTCGAACCGGAGGAGACGATCGGGATGCCGCCGATCGAGGCCCTGCGGGCGGGACGCAAGAGCGAGGTCCGCCGCGTCGCCCAGACGCTCGGCTGA
- a CDS encoding DUF3040 domain-containing protein has translation MPLSEQEQRLLDEMERHLLRNDADVVSADRHGRTVNYRNVTIGALLVLAGIGGLIAGVATQLIVVGIVGFAAMLGGVILAATPSKAESAHLTAPRPGAGPTRASSPSSSFMDRMNDRWDRRQGDR, from the coding sequence ATGCCACTCTCCGAACAGGAGCAGCGCCTTCTCGATGAGATGGAGCGCCACCTTCTGCGCAACGACGCCGACGTCGTCAGCGCCGACCGTCACGGCCGGACCGTCAACTACCGCAACGTCACCATCGGGGCCCTCCTCGTGCTCGCCGGTATCGGCGGGCTCATCGCCGGTGTCGCCACCCAACTGATCGTGGTCGGCATCGTCGGGTTCGCCGCGATGCTCGGCGGCGTGATCCTCGCGGCCACGCCCTCCAAGGCCGAGTCGGCGCACCTCACGGCTCCCCGACCGGGGGCCGGACCGACGCGGGCATCGTCCCCGTCCTCCAGCTTCATGGATCGCATGAACGATCGCTGGGACCGCCGTCAGGGAGATCGCTAG
- a CDS encoding lysophospholipid acyltransferase family protein, translating into MFYWLMKYIVIGPVLKAIFRPWIVGRRNIPVQGGAILASNHLSFADSIFLPLMIDRPVSFLAKSDYFTGRGIKGWATRVFFKATGQLPIDRSGGKASEASLNTGLSVLAREDLLGIYPEGTRSPDGKLYRGRVGIARMALEARVPVVPVVMVDTDEIMPIGRRVPRIGRVGIVIGEPLDFSRFAGLEGDRYVLRSVTDEIMVALQRLGEQEYEDVYASTVKDRLVAARPARG; encoded by the coding sequence GTGTTCTACTGGCTGATGAAGTACATCGTCATCGGGCCCGTGCTCAAGGCGATCTTCCGGCCCTGGATCGTCGGTCGCCGAAACATCCCCGTGCAGGGGGGAGCGATCCTCGCCAGCAACCACCTCTCGTTCGCCGACTCCATCTTCCTTCCGCTCATGATCGACCGGCCGGTGTCGTTCCTCGCCAAGAGCGACTACTTCACCGGGCGGGGCATCAAGGGCTGGGCGACGCGGGTCTTCTTCAAAGCCACGGGGCAGCTGCCCATCGACCGCTCGGGAGGCAAGGCCTCCGAGGCGTCGCTGAACACCGGACTGAGCGTGCTCGCCCGCGAAGACCTGCTCGGCATCTACCCCGAGGGCACGCGCAGCCCCGACGGCAAGCTCTACCGCGGCCGCGTCGGAATCGCCCGGATGGCGCTCGAGGCCCGCGTGCCGGTCGTTCCCGTCGTCATGGTCGACACCGACGAGATCATGCCGATCGGGCGCCGCGTGCCGCGCATCGGCCGTGTCGGGATCGTGATCGGCGAGCCGCTGGACTTCTCGCGCTTCGCCGGTCTGGAGGGCGACCGCTACGTGCTCCGCTCGGTCACCGACGAGATCATGGTGGCGCTGCAGCGGCTGGGCGAGCAGGAGTACGAGGACGTCTACGCCTCGACGGTCAAGGACCGCCTGGTCGCGGCCCGGCCGGCGCGAGGGTAG
- the mraZ gene encoding division/cell wall cluster transcriptional repressor MraZ → MLLGTYTPKLDDKGRVILPAKFREDLAGGVVVTRGQERCLYVFSQQEFERVHERIREAPLSNRDARNFLRMFLSGASAEMPDSQSRITVPAHLRQYAGLEKELVVTGVGAHAEIWNAEAWNAYAEANESTYAELEQEVIPGLF, encoded by the coding sequence ATGCTTCTCGGCACCTACACCCCGAAGCTCGACGACAAGGGGCGGGTCATCCTGCCCGCGAAGTTCCGCGAGGACCTCGCGGGCGGCGTCGTCGTGACGCGCGGCCAGGAGCGGTGCCTCTACGTCTTCAGCCAGCAGGAGTTCGAGCGTGTGCACGAGCGGATCCGCGAGGCACCGCTGTCCAACCGCGACGCGCGCAACTTCCTGCGGATGTTCCTGTCGGGCGCCTCCGCGGAGATGCCCGACTCCCAGAGCCGCATCACGGTGCCCGCCCACCTGCGCCAGTACGCCGGGCTCGAGAAGGAGCTCGTCGTGACGGGTGTCGGGGCCCACGCCGAGATCTGGAACGCCGAGGCCTGGAACGCCTACGCCGAAGCCAACGAATCGACCTACGCCGAGCTGGAGCAGGAGGTGATCCCCGGCCTGTTCTGA